The sequence below is a genomic window from Brevibacillus agri.
AAGTAAGAAGCTTGTACTCTCGCAGCTTCAAAAGCTGCTGAATTCCCAGGCAAAAGCCGTACATGTACGTGACTACCTTGAAGTAGATCGAAACGAACCACATCAGCGCCATCATCGCCTCCTGTCGTTGAAAAAACTCCCCGACGTGCACCCGTTTCGCAAGCGAGTAGCTCGGAAAATTGTCCTGTGCCGTCATCGAAGGCCCGAGCACCAACAGCGTCAGTATGATGATTGCGATGAGGCAGATGCCGCCGTACGTCGCCCCGCGCAAGAAAGCAGGGGTAAGTTTTTGCGACGGATCAACAAAAGGGGTAATCATTAAAAAAATGATGAGTTCAGAAAACGGAAAGGCGATCACAGAAAAGGAGCCGTGAATGGCCGGGCCGATGCCGTTTTCCAAAACAGGCTGCAAGTTATGGATGGAAAACTGCGGCGTCAGCAAGAAGAAAAAGGAGAGAAAGGTAAAGACGAACCAAACATAAAAAATTTCGCTGGTGCGGGCGAACGTCTCCAACCCAAGGCGCGCACCAAAGAGAGCGCTCGCCACGAGCAAAAAGATGACGGCAACGCTTGGCGTTTCTTTTAAAATTTGCGAGGTCATGAAATCGCCAATGGCCCGCACGTAGACAGAGCCGTTAATCAGCACTGTGAACAGAAACAAAATGGACAGGCAGGTGCCGAGCCAGCGGCCGAAAATGAGCATGTTTTTCCCGATCAGCGTATGCTCCCGGTAGAGGTGGCTGATGATGCAGTAAAGGTAGACGATAGCCAGACCTATCAGCACGCCGATGATCCCAGACAGCCAACCGTCGTATTTGGCTTCTTTCGCTACGGCTGCGGGCAGGATCAGGATGGAATCGCCAATCGTAATCAGCGTAACGAGAATGGTGAATTGACGAATGCCGATCGTTCCGGGCTTTTGCATGTGGCTTCACCTACAGTAC
It includes:
- a CDS encoding GerAB/ArcD/ProY family transporter — translated: MQKPGTIGIRQFTILVTLITIGDSILILPAAVAKEAKYDGWLSGIIGVLIGLAIVYLYCIISHLYREHTLIGKNMLIFGRWLGTCLSILFLFTVLINGSVYVRAIGDFMTSQILKETPSVAVIFLLVASALFGARLGLETFARTSEIFYVWFVFTFLSFFFLLTPQFSIHNLQPVLENGIGPAIHGSFSVIAFPFSELIIFLMITPFVDPSQKLTPAFLRGATYGGICLIAIIILTLLVLGPSMTAQDNFPSYSLAKRVHVGEFFQRQEAMMALMWFVSIYFKVVTYMYGFCLGIQQLLKLREYKLLTYPTCLLFVVGAIILLPNETFWLQAYTFWPLFDFTVAVLYPLLLVACYYIRKRIQNKPTPLQK